One genomic window of Cygnus olor isolate bCygOlo1 chromosome 3, bCygOlo1.pri.v2, whole genome shotgun sequence includes the following:
- the TMEM151B gene encoding transmembrane protein 151B, with the protein MSPPASAAAAGEGGGSSASVPPEEAEGGREEQRPVKQSLSKSLCRESHWKCLLLSLLMYGCMGAMTWCHVTKVTRLTFDSAYKGKSMMYHDSPCSNGYVYIPLAFLVMLYVVYLVECWHCYTRNELQYKVDVESVHERVQRMQQATPCIWWKAISYHYVRRTRQVTRYRNGDAYTTTQVYHERVNTHVAEAEFDYSNCGVKDISKDLIDLESYPATRLRFTKCFSFANVESENSYLTQRARFFTENEGLDDYMEAREGMHLKNVDFKEYMVAFSDPDNLPWYVSHYVFWVAALLTLSWPLRVLNEYRTSYVHYHVEKLFGFDYVAVTPAEERSFCRRMPRVNTVDSTELEWHIRSNQQLVPSYSEAVLMDLVGLSGCTSYSACRYGGYRQNCERCHRTISSSSIFSRSALSICNGSPRIPFSSSRFSLGRLYGSRRSCLWQSRSGSLNEQSCPTEQTRLSSQVTVEEEDPPPYQDALYFPILIVHRNEGCLNHDHRHLHRNGSCVETSL; encoded by the exons ATGTCCCCCCCGGCCTCGGCGGCCGCGGCCGGcgagggaggaggcagcagcgcGTCGGTGCCGCCGGAGGAGGCGGAGGGGGGCCGAGAGGAG CAGCGGCCGGTGAAGCAGTCTCTCAGCAAGTCGCTGTGCCGGGAGTCCCACTGGAAATGCCTGCTGCTGTCGCTGCTGATGTACGGCTGCATGGGAGCCATGACGTGGTGCCACGTCACCAAGGTGACCCGGCTGACCTTCGACAGCGCCTACAAGGGCAAGTCCATGATGTACCACGacagcccctgctccaacgGCTACGTCTACATCCCGCTGGCCTTCCTGGTGATGCTCTACGTGGTGTACCTGGTGGAGTGCTGGCACTGCTACACCCGCAACGAGCTGCAGTACAAAGTGGACGTGGAAAGCGTGCATGAGCGAGTGCAGCGGATGCAGCAGGCCACCCCGTGCATCTGGTGGAAGGCCATCAGCTACCACTACGTCCGGAGGACCCGGCAGGTGACCCGCTATCGCAACGGGGATGCCTACACCACCACCCAAGTGTATCACGAGCGGGTCAACACCCACGTGGCAGAGGCCGAGTTTGACTATTCCAACTGCGGAGTTAAGGATATCTCCAAGGACCTCATTGACCTGGAGAGCTACCCGGCCACGCGGCTCCGCTTCACCAAGTGTTTCAGCTTTGCCAACGTGGAGTCGGAGAACTCCTACCTGACCCAGCGGGCCCGCTTTTTCACGGAGAACGAGGGCCTGGATGACTACATGGAGGCCAGGGAGGGAATGCACCTCAAAAACGTGGACTTCAAGGAATACATGGTGGCCTTTTCCGACCCAGACAACCTGCCTTGGTACGTATCCCACTATGTCTTCTGGGTGGCTGCTCTGCTGACCCTATCCTGGCCCCTGCGGGTGCTAAATGAGTACCGCACCTCCTACGTCCATTACCACGTGGAGAAACTCTTTGGGTTTGACTATGTGGCGGTGACGCCGGCCGAGGAGCGCTCCTTCTGCCGGAGGATGCCCCGCGTCAACACGGTGGACAGCACCGAGCTGGAGTGGCACATCCGATCCAACCAGCAGCTGGTGCCCAGCTACTCGGAAGCGGTCCTGATGGACTTGGTGGGGCTGTCTGGCTGCACCAGCTACTCGGCGTGCCGCTACGGGGGCTACCGGCAGAACTGCGAGCGGTGCCACAGGACTATAAGCAGCTCTTCCATCTTCTCCCGCAGTGCCCTGAGCATCTGCAACGGCAGCCCCCGCATCCCCTTCAGCAGCAGCCGCTTCTCGCTGGGCCGCCTCTACGGCTCACGGCGCAGCTGCCTGTGGCAGAGCCGGAGCGGGAGCCTGAACGAGCAGAGCTGCCCCACGGAGCAGACCCGCCTCTCCAGCCAGGTCACGGTGGAGGAGGAAGACCCCCCTCCTTACCAGGACGCCCTCTACTTCCCCATCCTCATCGTGCACCGCAACGAAGGCTGCCTGAACCACGACCACCGTCACCTCCACCGCAACGGGTCCTGCGTGGAGACCTCACTGTGA